Proteins encoded together in one Pontiella desulfatans window:
- a CDS encoding aldo/keto reductase — translation MNLLGKTGLNVMPIGFGGIVVMDSEPKQASRAVADAIEFGINYFDVAPSYGNAEEKLGPALEPFRKDIHLACKTHRRDAKGARETLDQSLEHLKTDYFDVFQLHAITDVEEDVKAAFAKGGAMETILEARKAGIIKHVGFSAHSEAAALAALNEYDFDTVMLPVSFVLHYQKQFESKVLKEAKKRNCGIIALKTLSSNKRPEGQAPLKYKKCWYEPIDDPGLAELAMCWTLSQGVSLAVSPGEEVLLRMMMDLYPKLHKLTESEMETLKAYAAPQVPIF, via the coding sequence ATGAACCTGCTTGGAAAAACCGGCCTCAATGTCATGCCCATTGGTTTTGGAGGAATCGTAGTCATGGATTCCGAACCGAAGCAGGCTTCAAGGGCTGTTGCAGATGCCATTGAGTTCGGCATCAACTATTTCGATGTCGCACCATCATATGGCAATGCCGAGGAAAAGCTCGGCCCTGCACTGGAGCCGTTCCGCAAAGATATCCACCTGGCCTGCAAGACGCACCGAAGAGACGCCAAAGGGGCCCGCGAGACACTCGACCAGTCGCTGGAACACCTGAAGACGGATTATTTCGACGTGTTCCAGCTCCATGCCATTACCGACGTAGAAGAGGATGTGAAGGCGGCCTTTGCAAAGGGCGGTGCGATGGAAACGATCCTTGAAGCAAGGAAGGCCGGCATAATCAAGCATGTCGGTTTTTCAGCCCACTCCGAAGCGGCCGCCTTGGCTGCACTGAATGAATATGATTTCGACACGGTCATGCTGCCTGTCAGCTTCGTTCTGCATTACCAGAAGCAGTTTGAATCCAAGGTTCTGAAGGAAGCCAAGAAGCGGAACTGCGGCATTATTGCCCTCAAGACGCTATCGAGCAACAAGCGTCCGGAAGGCCAGGCACCGTTGAAATACAAAAAGTGCTGGTACGAGCCGATCGACGATCCTGGACTGGCCGAACTGGCCATGTGCTGGACGCTATCGCAGGGAGTATCACTGGCTGTATCCCCCGGCGAAGAGGTGTTGCTTAGAATGATGATGGATCTGTATCCGAAACTCCACAAGCTCACGGAGTCGGAAATGGAAACGCTGAAAGCTTACGCTGCGCCACAGGTTCCGATTTTCTAG
- a CDS encoding GEVED domain-containing protein produces the protein MKAKAAIAGTLLALILAGSAVAQEEFDFGDAPDPGFPTLLANNGARHLVSIGSQHIFLGLAPVDTEPDGQPHINAIGDDNDIAYPPPFDDEDGVSWDTPLIPGQVAQITVTASVNGDLDAWIDFSGNNDWTTVGDQIFTTQPLIAGANTLNFNVPVWASPGYTYARFRFNASGVALQHVGPAPDGEVEDYFIQITQELEDFYDWGDAPDSASSPKYPTLAANNGANHLINASVYLGAVVDIDLDGQPHAKALGDDINQAYPGSPYPPGDEDGIAFTSLLVQNQTATLTATASTAGYLDAWIDYNQDGVWNAAEKIFSSTPLGAGANALSVTIPGGATAGKTFARFRFSLNGGLAPNGTAPDGEVEDYEVWIETTEEDHKMHWPQYPDPHGWDVRASYLDGNPDDQFHKVLADDFLCTSNGPITKITFWGSFQYNGYIPTNFHKFNGISKFHFSFHKDIPVDLPEIPYSRPVVPAEWEIDVDPFMLPAGWEITVTTEEPSWQGWYDPNTGNWNTNDHNHYFRYDITIPEADAFVQVESNIYWLDISVDLEGTEGYWGWKTSRSPHWNDDAVWADLPVEFHQQWGELIDPIYSNSLDLAFIINDEVEPEETYDWGDAPDQPYPTLAASSGANHLIVPGVFMGTLIDAETDGQPNATATGDDLAGPAADDEDGVVFNTPLFPGQPALIDVTVSQAGWLDVWLDADNNGDWLGPNDLVYSAYVSAGLNPLSINIPLSVPPGQNFMRFRYNTNGPLPPTGGAQNGEVEDYEVDIELEPELDFGDAPDPGYPTWLAMNGARHIIYGGPAIALRMGAKVDADPDGQPTAASDGDDTDGSDDEESIVFTTPIIPGTWAKMDLTVGVGIPASGYAWLQGWADFNNDGDWLDAGEQIFADELVTFGASGSGVNNLSFPVPTTALPGALHLRLRLSTYKGIGITGLAYDGEVEDYLVHVEEPMDIDWGDAFDNWITPVYPTILLNNGAHHVIDGVHFLGGQIDAEADGQPAIAVDGDDIVGPSPDDEDGVFFTTMIFAGGYVGVDVDASTNGVLDAWVDFNNDGDWDDLNEQIFSGQNLHPGINSLGFTVPASAATVYPITSRFRFTSGGISTYTGLAMDGEVEDHALDIQAVDTNGLDFGDADIFPETVLPNGARHAIVPGIVLGSAIDWEPDGQPSAADMDDMNGLDDEDGVVFNNLLIAGSSGSIDVMAGSAGGQLDAWIDYGNDFSFVGDHLWGGTSHPLLPGLNAGLTFTIPAPPLAIGPVFARFRISSGGGLAPTGLATDGEVEDYLVELFQPAPTVPLKITNLTFNASCTTSTVEWTVQSGITYELESTTNLVTGPWMYVPGNPVIGPANSLTDNMSAETSKFYRVRAPYTP, from the coding sequence ATGAAAGCAAAAGCAGCAATTGCCGGCACCTTGCTGGCTCTGATTCTGGCGGGTAGCGCCGTTGCCCAGGAGGAATTCGACTTCGGGGATGCCCCCGACCCGGGATTCCCGACACTGCTCGCCAACAATGGCGCGCGGCACTTGGTTTCCATTGGTTCCCAGCACATTTTCCTCGGTTTGGCTCCCGTCGATACCGAGCCCGACGGGCAACCCCATATCAACGCCATCGGCGACGACAACGACATTGCCTATCCACCACCGTTCGACGATGAGGATGGCGTTTCCTGGGATACACCGCTGATTCCCGGGCAGGTTGCCCAGATCACGGTGACGGCATCGGTCAACGGCGATCTCGACGCCTGGATCGACTTTTCAGGCAATAACGACTGGACGACGGTTGGCGACCAAATCTTCACGACGCAGCCGCTGATCGCCGGTGCCAACACACTGAATTTCAACGTACCCGTCTGGGCGAGTCCCGGCTATACCTACGCCCGTTTCCGCTTCAATGCCAGCGGAGTGGCGCTTCAACACGTCGGCCCGGCACCCGATGGCGAGGTGGAGGATTATTTCATCCAGATCACCCAGGAACTGGAAGACTTCTATGACTGGGGCGATGCCCCCGATTCGGCTTCAAGCCCGAAATATCCAACCCTCGCTGCCAACAACGGTGCCAACCACCTGATCAATGCCAGCGTCTATCTCGGAGCCGTCGTCGACATCGATCTCGACGGACAACCGCATGCGAAGGCACTCGGCGACGACATCAACCAAGCCTATCCCGGCAGCCCCTACCCTCCGGGCGACGAAGACGGCATTGCTTTCACGTCGTTGCTCGTGCAAAACCAGACCGCAACGCTCACCGCGACCGCCTCGACAGCCGGCTACCTCGATGCCTGGATCGACTACAACCAGGATGGCGTATGGAATGCGGCCGAAAAAATCTTCAGTAGCACACCGCTAGGCGCAGGAGCCAATGCGCTTTCCGTAACCATTCCGGGCGGTGCCACCGCAGGCAAAACCTTCGCCCGCTTCCGCTTCAGCCTCAATGGCGGGCTCGCCCCCAACGGGACGGCACCGGACGGCGAGGTGGAGGACTACGAAGTCTGGATTGAGACCACCGAGGAAGACCACAAGATGCACTGGCCGCAATATCCCGACCCCCACGGCTGGGACGTGCGCGCGAGCTATCTCGACGGTAATCCCGACGATCAGTTCCACAAGGTTTTGGCCGACGATTTCCTCTGCACCTCCAACGGCCCGATCACCAAGATCACCTTCTGGGGTTCGTTCCAATACAACGGCTATATTCCAACCAACTTCCACAAGTTCAACGGCATCTCGAAATTCCATTTCAGCTTCCATAAGGATATCCCGGTCGATCTACCGGAAATCCCCTACAGCCGTCCGGTCGTGCCGGCGGAATGGGAAATCGATGTCGATCCCTTCATGCTCCCGGCGGGTTGGGAAATCACGGTGACGACGGAGGAACCCTCGTGGCAGGGCTGGTACGATCCCAACACCGGCAACTGGAACACGAACGACCACAACCATTATTTCCGCTACGACATCACCATTCCGGAGGCGGATGCCTTTGTTCAGGTGGAAAGCAACATCTACTGGCTCGACATTTCGGTCGATCTCGAAGGAACGGAAGGCTACTGGGGCTGGAAAACCTCGCGCTCGCCGCACTGGAACGACGATGCGGTCTGGGCAGACCTGCCGGTTGAATTCCATCAACAATGGGGCGAGCTGATCGACCCGATCTACAGCAACTCCCTCGACCTCGCCTTCATCATCAACGATGAAGTGGAACCGGAGGAAACCTACGACTGGGGCGACGCCCCCGACCAGCCCTACCCGACGCTGGCCGCAAGCTCTGGCGCCAACCATCTCATTGTTCCCGGTGTATTCATGGGAACCCTGATCGATGCGGAAACCGACGGTCAACCCAATGCCACCGCAACGGGCGACGACCTGGCCGGCCCCGCAGCGGACGACGAGGACGGCGTGGTCTTCAACACCCCGCTCTTCCCGGGGCAACCGGCGCTGATCGATGTGACGGTTTCGCAGGCCGGCTGGCTCGATGTCTGGCTCGACGCCGACAACAACGGCGACTGGCTCGGCCCGAACGACCTGGTCTATAGCGCCTACGTTTCGGCAGGCCTCAACCCGCTCTCCATCAACATTCCGCTGAGTGTCCCGCCGGGGCAAAACTTCATGCGCTTCCGCTACAACACCAACGGCCCGCTTCCGCCCACTGGCGGCGCGCAGAATGGCGAGGTGGAAGACTATGAAGTCGATATCGAGCTCGAACCGGAACTCGACTTTGGCGACGCGCCCGATCCGGGCTACCCAACCTGGCTCGCCATGAACGGCGCGCGACACATCATCTACGGCGGCCCCGCCATTGCCCTGCGCATGGGTGCCAAGGTTGACGCCGATCCTGATGGCCAACCCACCGCCGCAAGCGACGGTGACGATACGGACGGCTCCGACGATGAGGAAAGCATCGTCTTCACCACCCCCATCATCCCGGGAACCTGGGCGAAGATGGATCTGACCGTGGGCGTTGGAATTCCGGCCAGCGGCTATGCCTGGCTGCAGGGCTGGGCGGACTTCAACAACGACGGCGACTGGCTGGATGCCGGCGAACAAATCTTCGCCGACGAGCTCGTCACCTTCGGCGCCAGCGGCTCGGGTGTAAACAATCTCAGCTTCCCCGTACCGACCACGGCGTTGCCCGGGGCGCTCCACCTACGCCTGCGCCTCTCCACCTACAAAGGTATTGGCATAACCGGCCTCGCCTATGACGGAGAGGTGGAAGACTACCTCGTCCACGTCGAGGAACCGATGGACATCGACTGGGGCGACGCCTTCGACAACTGGATTACTCCGGTCTACCCGACCATCCTGCTCAACAACGGTGCCCACCACGTAATCGATGGAGTCCACTTCCTCGGCGGGCAGATCGATGCCGAGGCGGATGGGCAACCGGCCATCGCGGTCGACGGCGACGACATTGTCGGGCCATCCCCCGACGACGAGGATGGGGTGTTCTTTACCACCATGATCTTTGCCGGCGGCTATGTGGGCGTGGACGTGGACGCCTCCACCAACGGCGTGCTCGATGCGTGGGTGGACTTCAACAACGACGGCGATTGGGATGATCTGAACGAGCAGATCTTCAGTGGCCAAAACCTGCATCCGGGCATCAACAGCCTCGGCTTCACGGTGCCGGCCTCCGCCGCCACGGTCTATCCGATCACCTCGCGCTTCCGCTTCACCAGCGGCGGTATCTCCACCTATACCGGGCTGGCGATGGACGGCGAAGTGGAAGACCACGCGCTCGACATCCAAGCCGTCGACACCAACGGCCTCGACTTCGGCGATGCGGACATCTTCCCCGAGACCGTGCTGCCCAACGGCGCGCGCCATGCCATCGTGCCCGGCATCGTACTTGGTTCGGCCATCGATTGGGAACCGGATGGACAGCCCTCTGCGGCGGACATGGACGACATGAACGGGTTGGACGACGAGGATGGCGTAGTGTTCAACAACCTGCTCATCGCCGGAAGCAGCGGCTCCATCGACGTCATGGCCGGCAGCGCCGGCGGACAGCTCGATGCATGGATCGACTATGGCAACGACTTCTCGTTCGTGGGCGACCACCTATGGGGAGGCACTTCGCACCCGCTGTTACCGGGGCTGAATGCAGGACTTACTTTCACGATTCCCGCACCTCCCCTGGCAATCGGCCCCGTGTTCGCGCGCTTCCGAATTTCGTCGGGCGGCGGACTTGCGCCAACCGGTCTGGCGACCGACGGCGAGGTGGAGGACTATCTCGTTGAACTCTTCCAGCCCGCACCAACCGTTCCGCTGAAAATCACGAACCTGACGTTCAACGCCTCCTGCACCACCTCAACCGTGGAATGGACGGTGCAGAGCGGCATCACCTATGAGCTGGAATCAACCACCAACCTAGTGACCGGCCCGTGGATGTATGTCCCAGGCAATCCCGTAATCGGCCCGGCCAATTCGCTGACCGACAACATGTCGGCGGAAACCAGCAAGTTCTACCGCGTCAGGGCGCCTTATACGCCATAG
- a CDS encoding DUF7901 domain-containing protein: MKAQVFRTTALLIAALSIAAVSLQAAPSLPITKPPVQSTGILTGPMQDPAATNGQWFLDLATGDEEYRPYEFHDNLLEYGGGNAETYAIEGIVPPGGIQYATGASGGYGDPIIGFKIDACIYNDTLSTFGDASASDNSHGESRQPMAEDEFYAGTLVDTKLTADFAIADTGLLPNAFTGPYNQPPYPSWIIADNEDELAWYCWSPADPPANQEVGNYYVPTWDFGDIPVYNSTCRTLDFTVDPPMDPTDPRYDLLYASQSDGIDLFANRTTSLKISTWIDLLGDDSTYTPYPEPPARSSDVSVFHDEPPPYEPTHKMHWPQLPDPNGWDVRASYHEWGPDQLQKVLADDFQCSANGPITKITFWGSFEFDGFNPSHEYGGITNFHLSLHKDIPADPPWVPYSMPVIPSEWEFDLDPFNLPAGWAIEVTAEAPSSQGWYDPNHDTFEENNHSQYFRYDVTIPVDDAFVQTEGEIYWLDISVMLGESEALWGWKTSGSEHFNDDGVWADLPVTNLAQWKELRDPLTGESLDLAFVIDGGDPDPDPYPDAKWFQPPDLSSNGFDVACRLQGDPPILLADDFLCTNHCAITNIIVWGSWLGDELPMIDGIANPSNVSFTLSFHADLPAGTARPWSIPGSNLWVRTFNPSEFSAEPITFDGMQEGWYDPPSGTYIPNADWTCWQYTFPVDLADAFVQTGTVDRPIIYWLDVQAHPIDEMEEARFGWKTTPPDHQWNDDAAWSPNLELYNGYDWFDLHYPPGHPYHQWEDNSFDLAFALFCGPEEQMENYDWGDAPDAAGAVGFNTLAANTGANHAIIPGFMLGNQIDGEPDGQPTPPADGDDINILYPGVPYPAGDEDGVVFTSAIVPGLNATLQVTMNGAAAAMLDAWMDLDGSGTWTAGDQIFSSHVLNPGANSLSFPVPNTAVPGTSYARFRLSTTGGLSPIGYAPDGEVEDYQFIIEDPIDWGDAPDTPYPTLSGSGGANHYILGGGLNPTLGAFVDPEPDGQPTPGADGDDLDALYPSLGDDEDGVTFLTPLIPGAVAQVNVVASGPAGFLQCWVDANGNGFWGDPGEQVLMNVSLAPGNNLLSFVVPPNGTGASVPAGIRFRYSSVRGLPFSGTAPDGEVEDYMEEVYPDSDIDWGDAPTGYPTLAANNGAHHLLGSPLFLGKAVDPEQDGQPSINADGDDANLLYPGIPYPPGDEDGVILTCPLLMPGGYASVNVIASQPGMLDAWVDFNADGSWAQAGDQIFSGQPLAMGTNSLFFPVPLTASWGPGYSRFRLSGAPSAYPASVSYTGLCMDGEVEDYEFLIKNADPGRDFGDAPNSYPTLLPTGARHTIVAGVMLGAVIDPEPDGQPSAATLDDTTGLDDEDGISFGGKIVAGSNATIIAVAGVSGGNLDAWIDFNNDGSFAGEHLWLGSSQWLNPGANSLTFAVPGLPAQALGPSMARFRISTAGGLAPSGPANDGEVEDYGVKLFQPAPTNLVITKLTFNTGLTVSTNEWTVENGIQYQLETKTNLLVSPWIPTGSPVIGPVNWQTNNISAERVKFYRVTVPWTP; encoded by the coding sequence ATGAAGGCTCAAGTATTCCGCACCACCGCGCTGCTCATTGCAGCCCTATCCATTGCAGCCGTCTCGCTGCAGGCAGCGCCATCGCTGCCCATCACCAAACCGCCGGTTCAATCCACCGGCATCCTCACCGGCCCGATGCAGGATCCGGCAGCGACCAACGGCCAGTGGTTCCTCGATCTCGCAACCGGCGACGAGGAATACCGCCCGTACGAGTTCCACGACAACCTGCTGGAGTATGGAGGAGGCAACGCCGAGACCTACGCCATCGAGGGGATCGTTCCTCCAGGTGGAATCCAGTATGCCACCGGCGCCAGCGGCGGCTACGGCGATCCCATCATCGGTTTCAAGATCGATGCATGCATATACAACGATACGCTTTCGACCTTCGGGGATGCTTCGGCATCCGACAACAGCCACGGCGAGAGCCGCCAACCCATGGCGGAAGATGAATTTTATGCCGGCACGCTGGTCGATACCAAGCTGACGGCGGACTTTGCCATCGCCGATACCGGCCTGCTGCCAAATGCATTTACCGGCCCGTACAACCAGCCACCGTATCCAAGCTGGATCATCGCCGACAATGAGGACGAGTTGGCCTGGTATTGTTGGAGCCCGGCAGATCCCCCTGCCAATCAGGAGGTCGGAAACTACTATGTGCCGACCTGGGATTTCGGAGACATTCCCGTTTATAATTCGACTTGCAGAACGCTGGACTTCACCGTCGACCCGCCCATGGATCCGACCGACCCGCGCTACGACCTCTTATACGCATCGCAATCGGATGGAATCGACCTTTTCGCCAACCGTACCACCTCGCTCAAGATCAGCACGTGGATCGATCTGCTCGGAGACGACAGCACCTACACCCCCTACCCCGAGCCGCCGGCCCGCAGCTCCGATGTTTCCGTCTTCCACGACGAGCCACCACCCTATGAACCGACCCACAAGATGCACTGGCCGCAGCTCCCCGACCCCAATGGCTGGGACGTGCGCGCAAGCTATCACGAATGGGGCCCCGACCAGCTGCAAAAAGTGCTGGCCGACGATTTCCAATGCTCCGCCAACGGGCCGATCACCAAGATCACCTTTTGGGGTTCCTTCGAGTTCGACGGCTTCAACCCCTCCCACGAATACGGAGGCATCACCAACTTCCACCTCAGCCTGCACAAAGACATCCCCGCCGATCCGCCATGGGTGCCCTACAGCATGCCGGTGATTCCATCGGAATGGGAATTCGATCTCGATCCCTTCAACCTGCCTGCCGGCTGGGCCATTGAGGTCACTGCGGAAGCACCCTCCTCGCAAGGCTGGTACGATCCCAACCACGACACCTTCGAGGAAAACAACCATTCACAATACTTCCGCTACGACGTCACCATCCCGGTCGACGACGCCTTCGTGCAAACTGAAGGCGAAATCTACTGGCTCGACATTTCCGTGATGCTGGGCGAATCGGAAGCCCTGTGGGGATGGAAAACCTCCGGTTCCGAGCACTTCAACGACGATGGTGTCTGGGCCGACCTACCCGTCACCAACCTGGCCCAATGGAAGGAACTGCGCGATCCCCTCACCGGGGAATCGCTCGACCTCGCCTTCGTCATCGACGGCGGCGACCCCGACCCCGATCCATACCCCGACGCCAAGTGGTTCCAGCCGCCCGACCTTTCGAGCAACGGCTTCGATGTGGCGTGCCGCCTGCAAGGCGATCCGCCCATCCTGCTGGCGGATGACTTCCTGTGCACCAACCATTGCGCCATCACCAACATCATCGTCTGGGGTTCCTGGCTGGGAGATGAGTTGCCCATGATCGACGGCATCGCCAACCCGAGCAACGTCAGCTTCACCCTGAGCTTCCACGCCGACCTGCCCGCCGGAACGGCGCGCCCCTGGAGCATCCCCGGATCGAACCTATGGGTGAGGACGTTTAACCCGAGCGAGTTTTCCGCCGAACCGATCACCTTCGACGGCATGCAGGAAGGCTGGTACGACCCGCCCTCCGGCACCTACATACCCAACGCGGACTGGACGTGCTGGCAATACACCTTCCCGGTCGATCTCGCCGACGCTTTCGTGCAGACCGGCACGGTCGATCGCCCGATCATCTACTGGCTGGATGTACAGGCCCATCCGATCGATGAGATGGAAGAGGCCCGCTTCGGCTGGAAAACCACGCCGCCAGACCACCAATGGAACGACGACGCAGCCTGGTCGCCCAACCTCGAACTCTACAACGGCTACGACTGGTTTGACCTGCACTACCCGCCCGGCCACCCCTACCACCAGTGGGAAGACAACTCCTTCGACCTCGCCTTCGCCCTCTTCTGCGGCCCCGAGGAACAGATGGAAAACTACGACTGGGGCGATGCACCCGACGCCGCCGGCGCGGTGGGCTTCAACACCCTGGCCGCCAACACCGGCGCCAACCACGCCATCATCCCCGGCTTTATGCTGGGCAACCAGATTGACGGCGAGCCGGACGGGCAGCCGACACCACCCGCCGATGGGGATGACATAAACATCCTCTATCCCGGCGTTCCCTACCCTGCGGGCGACGAGGACGGCGTGGTCTTCACCTCCGCCATCGTCCCCGGACTCAACGCAACGCTGCAGGTGACCATGAACGGGGCCGCCGCGGCGATGCTGGATGCCTGGATGGATCTCGACGGCTCCGGAACCTGGACAGCCGGCGACCAGATATTCAGCTCCCATGTCCTGAATCCCGGCGCCAACAGCTTGAGCTTCCCGGTTCCAAACACCGCGGTTCCCGGAACCAGCTATGCCCGGTTCCGGCTCAGCACCACCGGGGGTCTGTCGCCGATCGGCTACGCGCCCGACGGCGAGGTCGAGGACTACCAGTTCATCATTGAAGACCCAATCGACTGGGGCGATGCGCCCGACACCCCCTACCCAACGCTCTCCGGCAGCGGTGGCGCAAACCACTATATCCTCGGCGGCGGACTGAACCCGACCCTCGGCGCGTTTGTCGATCCCGAACCGGACGGCCAGCCCACACCCGGGGCCGATGGCGACGACCTTGACGCCCTCTACCCCTCGCTAGGCGACGACGAGGACGGCGTCACCTTCCTGACGCCGCTCATTCCCGGTGCAGTGGCCCAGGTCAATGTCGTGGCCAGCGGCCCGGCCGGCTTCCTCCAGTGCTGGGTCGATGCCAACGGCAACGGTTTCTGGGGCGACCCCGGCGAACAGGTGCTCATGAACGTATCGCTGGCACCTGGAAACAATTTGCTGTCGTTCGTGGTTCCGCCAAACGGAACCGGAGCCTCCGTTCCTGCCGGCATCCGCTTCCGCTACAGTAGCGTCCGCGGACTGCCCTTCAGCGGCACGGCCCCCGACGGCGAGGTCGAGGACTACATGGAGGAGGTCTACCCGGATTCGGATATCGACTGGGGCGATGCCCCCACCGGCTACCCCACCCTCGCAGCCAACAACGGGGCGCATCATCTCCTCGGCTCCCCATTGTTCCTTGGCAAAGCAGTTGATCCTGAACAGGATGGACAGCCAAGCATCAATGCGGACGGCGATGATGCCAACTTGCTGTATCCCGGCATCCCCTATCCCCCCGGCGACGAGGATGGCGTGATTCTGACCTGCCCGCTGCTCATGCCCGGAGGCTATGCTTCGGTGAATGTGATTGCATCGCAACCCGGCATGCTGGACGCGTGGGTGGACTTCAACGCGGACGGTAGCTGGGCACAGGCCGGAGATCAAATCTTCAGCGGCCAACCACTCGCCATGGGCACCAACTCCCTGTTCTTCCCGGTTCCGCTCACTGCCAGCTGGGGCCCCGGCTACAGCCGCTTCCGCCTCAGTGGAGCTCCAAGCGCGTATCCTGCCAGCGTCTCCTATACTGGATTGTGCATGGATGGCGAGGTCGAGGACTATGAATTCCTTATCAAAAACGCCGATCCCGGACGGGACTTCGGCGATGCGCCGAATTCATACCCAACCCTGCTTCCGACAGGAGCCCGCCACACCATCGTGGCCGGCGTTATGCTGGGAGCGGTGATCGACCCCGAACCCGATGGCCAGCCCTCGGCGGCAACCTTGGATGACACCACGGGCCTCGACGACGAAGACGGCATAAGCTTCGGCGGAAAAATCGTGGCCGGATCGAACGCCACCATCATTGCGGTTGCCGGCGTTTCGGGCGGAAATCTCGACGCGTGGATCGACTTCAACAACGATGGTTCCTTCGCCGGCGAGCACTTGTGGCTAGGTTCATCGCAATGGTTGAATCCGGGGGCTAATAGCTTGACGTTCGCGGTTCCGGGACTGCCGGCGCAGGCGCTCGGCCCGAGTATGGCCCGCTTCCGTATCTCCACGGCAGGCGGCCTGGCACCATCCGGCCCGGCGAATGACGGCGAAGTGGAAGACTACGGAGTGAAGCTCTTCCAGCCTGCACCGACCAACCTGGTCATTACCAAGCTGACGTTCAATACAGGCTTAACGGTTTCGACCAACGAATGGACAGTTGAAAACGGCATTCAATACCAGTTGGAAACAAAGACCAACCTGCTGGTCAGCCCTTGGATTCCAACCGGCAGTCCAGTCATCGGCCCGGTCAACTGGCAGACCAACAACATATCGGCCGAACGCGTCAAGTTCTACCGCGTCACCGTGCCGTGGACGCCATAG